The following are from one region of the Coffea eugenioides isolate CCC68of chromosome 2, Ceug_1.0, whole genome shotgun sequence genome:
- the LOC113759407 gene encoding cytochrome P450 708A2-like, with amino-acid sequence MLFACAIIALIVMLFSHWVYRWRNPKCNGVLPPGSMGLPIIGETIEYLTPYATDDLPPFLQKRISRYGPIFRTNILGQSVVISTDAEVNYRVFQQENNGFELCYSESFTRITGKQGLAGYHGDFHKYLRSLMLKLVSPEALREKMINDMVDNTREHLSSWSKLGKVDAKDGTDEVN; translated from the exons ATGTTGTTTGCTTGTGCTATCATTGCTCTTATTGTTATGCTATTCAGCCACTGGGTGTATAGGTGGAGAAACCCCAAGTGTAACGGGGTATTACCACCAGGTTCGATGGGACTACCAATTATAGGAGAAACAATTGAGTACTTGACCCCTTATGCAACAGATGATCTCCCACCATTCCTACAAAAAAGAATCTCAAG gtacGGGCCAATTTTTCGCACGAATATACTTGGGCAGTCGGTCGTTATATCAACTGATGCTGAAGTCAACTACCGTGTCTTCCAGCAAGAAAATAATGGTTTCGAGCTCTGCTATAGTGAGAGTTTCACCCGGATAACTGGGAAACAAGGTTTAGCTGGCTATCATGGAGACTTCCACAAGTACCTTAGGAGCTTAATGTTGAAGCTTGTTAGCCCTGAAGCCTTAAGAGAGAAGATGATAAACGACATGGTTGACAACACTCGAGAGCATCTAAGTTCTTGGAGTAAACTTGGAAAAGTAGATGCTAAAGATGGAACTGATGAGGTAAATTAA